The sequence below is a genomic window from Romeriopsis navalis LEGE 11480.
ATCTTTCAGCTGACGCACACCGTTCTTGTACAACTGGTCGCTTTCACATCGGGGACAACGCATCAAACCTGCCTCTATCGGTTGATGCACCTAGGGTTCCCCATTCCTCACTTAAACGCCCAGTGCCAAGAAATCAAGATCATTAGGTTAAAACTAAAAAATAATTGGTTTAAGTTTTGATTAAGCATCGATCGGATTGCTAGAAGTAATCTTGCATACACAGATACAGAATACCAATGGTGTTAGGATATACGGAAAATTAATGTACGTCAGTTTATGTCTGTTCCCGCTGTTGTAGACAGCAAGCCTCCACCGGTCAATCAGAATAAGAAAATTTTGCTGGTTGAGGATGAGAAAAATATTGCCGATGCGATCGCGCTTGCGTTATCCACCGAAAACTATGAAGTGACGATTATTAATAATGGCCGCGATGCGATTCAGGCACTGGTACCCGATTACGTGCAAGGCACTAAGCCAGAGGTTGATTACGATCTCTTGATTTTGGATTTGATGTTGCCATTTGTGAATGGTCTGGATATTTGTCGTCAGATTAGAGGCAGTGGGAATATTATCCCAATTCTGATTTTGAGTGCGAAGGCGAGCGAGACCGATCGGGTTGTCGGTCTTGAGGTGGGTGCCGATGATTATTTGACTAAGCCCTTTGGGATGCGAGAGCTGGTTGCACGCTGCCGGGCGTTACTCCGACGGCCTCAAGGGCCGCCGCTACAACCGGAAGAAACAATTTTGCGGTTCCGCGCCCTCAAGGTCTATATTCAAGAGCATCGTGTCCTGATGGGTAATCAAGAAATTAACTTACCGCCAAAAGAGTTTCGGTTACTTGAAGTCTTTATCCGATCACCGAAGCAAGTCTTCTCCCGCGAACAGCTACTACACAGAGTTTGGGGAGTCGAGTACACATCGGAGACCAAAACGGTGGATGTGCATGTCCGTTGGCTGCGAGAAAAACTTGAACGCGATCCGAGTCATCCGAAGTACATCATTACTGTACGTGGTTTTGGATATCGCTTGGGGTGAGGTGGTGCGGACCATTTTTTAACCCATATTTTACCTTTGTTTAAATTCCCCTTGCAGCGCTTCAGATACTATTTAGCTAAATGTACTTACTATCATACGTATGCAAGTCTTGATCCGATTCATAACGATCATACGTTTGCATTTGTGACGTACTCAGCATTTCATCTAACTCAGACATTTGTTACCTTTCATCAGAACTAGTTCAACGCCTGGCTCCCCATTGATCTAGGTCGTCTTTTTAGTGGAAACCGCTTTTTAGTTGAAGTCAGTCGGTATTACCCCACACCAACCCCAACACACAGAAAACTCATGACAGATTCTCAAAATATTCGCCTTGAAAGAATTGGCGCCGTTACTAGTGATATTGGCGCAGAAATCTCTGCCTATGATGCCGCGAATCAACTGCTGTTTGTGGTATCTGGCAGCACGGAAGTTCAAGTATTTGATTTGAGTGACCCAGCCAATCCGCAGCCGTTTGCCGCAGCGCCAGTGATTGATCTAACGGATCTGGGTGCGCCGATTGGTGGCATTAATAGTGTTGCATTTAAGAACGGGTTATTGGCCTTGGCACTAGAGGCTGAAATACAAACTGACCCTGGTGCAGTGGCAATTGTGGATATCAATACCATTGTTAACGGCACTCCGATCGCCGATGCGGCCAAGGCATTCCAAGCGGGTGCGTTACCCGATATGGTGACTTTCAGCCCCGACGGCAAAATGGTCTTAACCGCCAATGAAGGTGAACCCGATGATGGGATTAATCCTGAAGGGTCGATCACGATCGTCGATCTATCTGGTGGTTTGGCTGATGTCACTGCCGCGAATGTCACAACCGCCAACTTCCAAGCCTTCAATGGTCGTGAATCTGAGTTGCGTGCTGCGGGTGTGCGCATTTTCCCAGACATACCTGCCGCCATTGACTTTGAACCGGAATATATTGCCGTTGCGCCGAATGGTCAGCAGGCGTTTGTGGCACTCCAGGAAAATAATTCCGTTGCGGTGCTGAATCTTGCAACCAAGACAGTCGAAAATATCGTTCCCCTGGGCCTCAAAGATTTTAGCCAGCCGGGTAATGGCATTGATGCGAGCGATCGCGATGGCGCAATCAATATTGTGAACCAGCCTGTCTTCGGTTTCTATATGCCCGATGGCATTGCTGCCTATGAAGTACATGGATCGACCTATTACATCACGGCGAATGAAGGGGATGATCGGGGGGATGCGGATGAAGCAGGCACTGGTGACGCAATTCGGATTAAAGACTTGGGCGATGTTGTTTCCTTTGGTCGCAATGGTTTGGCGTTAGATAGTAAGTTTGACCCATCAATCACGGAAGATGAGAATCTGGGTCGCTTGACTATTTCTTCGGTGGATGGTGACACTGATGGCGATGGCAATATTGATCAATTGATTTCCTATAGCAGCCGCTCTTTTTCCATCTGGGATGCTCATGGTAATCAAGTTTTCGACAGTGGTGACCAAATTGCCCAAATTACTGCGGCACAAGCACCGGAGCTATTTAACGCCAACAATGGTGATCCAGAAGACTTTGACACCCGCTCTGACAATAAAGGGGCGGAACCGGAGGCTGTGACGATCGGTGAAATTGCAGGTCGTCCTTATGCATTTATTGGACTTGAGCGGGCCGGGGGTGGTGTGTTGGTCTATGACGTGAGTCAACCTACGGCACCAGAGTTTGTACAGTATGCACGTAACGATGAGGATATTGCTCCAGAAGGTCTGACTTTCATTAGCGCCGAGGACAGCCCCAACGGTAAGCCGCTACTAACAGTCGCGAACGAAGTATCAAACACCATTGCTGTCTACGAAATTGACGTACCACAGCAACCTGATGCAACTGATACTGGAAGCGGTTCATCGCGTGACCCAGGTGTAAAGCAGGAAGAACCCACAAATCCAATGGGTGACGGTAATGGCGATAGTGCCGCTATGAGTATTTATGGCCGTGACTATGCAGAAACGCTGATGGGCAGTAGCGGCAACGAGATGATCTTCGGTAATGGTGGCATGGACGAACTCATCGGCAAAGCGGGCGATGACAAAATTTATGGTGGCTCCCAGGCTGACAGGATTATGGCGGGTGCTGGTAACGACGTGATCTACGCAAATGGTGGCATGGACTACATCAATAGCGGTAGTGGTCTCGACCAAATCTGGTTGGGTGGTGCTAGCGACGCAATAGTGGTGTTGGAGACTGGTGATGGTTATGACAAAATCATGAACTATCAAGCGGGTTCCACACGCTTTAAGTTTGCAAATCCAGGCAACTTGACTTATACCGACAGTGCGGCTGGTCTTCAAATTAGCCAAGGTAATGACTTGCTTGCTGTGGTAGCCCACCGGACAACTGGTGACTTTGGTACGCCAAGCTTTGTCTAAGCAGCATTGCAGTTTACTTTGGCTGATGTTTTATTCGCCAGCATGATTCAGACAAGTAACTTCAATCGCAAACTCTGAGTTGTCAATATGTGCACATTATGATTATCTTCCAGGCAATTTAATCATTGCAATAAAATTAGATAGCTATCACATTTCATAAAATATAGCATCTACCCCAGCAGTTTACTATTTCGATAGTTTATTCCTAATCCAAATTTAATTGACAATTAAATTTGGCATTTAGGTGTTTGACTGATGGCCATAGTACTGGCGTTGGTATAACTAGCTCTGGCAACGGTGGCACAGCTGTTGGTGGAAGCTTCGATGGCGATAACGGTTCTTCGCTTGAACTTTATTGACGATAGTATTGATGCCAAACAAAGATGACAACACTGCAATATTGTCAATTCAACTTTGTTAACCCAATGAGTCTCATACCTTTCCCAAAAATTTCCCTCAACTTTGACTGCACTTAACCTATGTTTTACTTCAGTAGCTTACTATTTCTTTGGTTCTGTTGATAGAACCCCTAACCTTCTCAGTTGCATTTCAGACTTGTTTGTGTCGTTAGAGTAGTGTGTCATAGCAATTGCTACTTCAATGATTTTCCGGTTTTAACTTTGAGTTAACCATTTCACCTGCCCCTGCAAAATGACTTTTCATAGTGCTTTATCCTTACGTGGTGCAAGGACATTTTCTAGTGGCATGATCGCTTTCATTGCAGTATTTTCCTGCATTGCGTCTGTCATATTAGATTGCTTGCCGGCTGTTGCAAAAGCGGGTCGATTCGCTTTTGAGCTGCCAGTCTATGGGCAAGTTGCGCACCAAAACCTAGCGACGCAGGTTAGGCCATTCGTAACGCAGCAAGTTGATCGTCAGTTTCGTCAAGATCCCAATCTTGAAGTGGTAGAGATATTCATTACGGTGAATCGTAATGGCGACGTTATGCCACTACTAACGACAGCAGTCTCGCGATCACAGTGGCAACAGTCACCACAAATTAGTCTGTGGACTAGATATCACGGTTCCTATGCTGATTTTCAACGGCCCACGCGGTCATTCCGGCGCTCAGTCATCGCGACTCAGCGTCGGAATGTGAACAGTTGGCAAGGTGTCGCATCCCGTCTTGAGATTTCCCTCGATCGCGGCAAGTTATCGAAAAGACTTGCCCAACAAAAGCTCAGCGATCTGGATTAACCGTTGGAATTAATCTGGGTCGCGGATTGCGGCGATCACGTACTCATCGAAGTACATCAGCTTTTCCCAGGTGCGGCAATTGTCTGCGCCTTTGGAAAAAGACTTCAGACATTGCACAGCTAGCTTATCTAGTTGTCTGAAGCCATTTAGTTCGAGTTGTCTACCACAAGTTCAAGGCTAGAGAGGAGACGTGAACCATGCACGACGACCAAATTACTAATAGATCAGGCAATCGCCCATTCGAGGATATTCTCCGCGCTAGCATGTCCCGCCGTAACGTCTTAAAGCGTGGTGCTGGATTATCAGTGGCGGGATTTTTTGGCACATTAGCTGGCAAAAATTTGTTGGCTAAAGTCGCGACTGCCGCAACAGAAGGTACATCCACACTGCTAGCTCAGGCAACACCAACTGCTAATTTGCTCAATTTTACCGCTGTTAAAATTGCGGATTCTGTTACTGACCCGAAAGTGCCCAGCATTTCGCCCGAGTATCAGTACGAAGTTTTGATCCCCTGGGGTACGCCCATTCAGCCTGGTGGCCCTGAGTACAAAGGTGAACCGAGCAAGCGTCCTACCGCTGCGCAGCAAGCGAAGCAAGTTGGCATTGGCCATGATGGTATGTGGTTTTTCCCGAAGGGTGAAACCAGTAATACTGAAGGTATGCTTTGTGTGAACCATGAATTTGGTCGTAACAGCCATCTCCTTGGTAAGGATGCACCTGAAAGTGCCGAGGATGTGCGGCTATCGCAGCACGCCCACGGCCTGTCGGTAATTGCGATTAAGAATGTTGGTGACAAGTGGAAGCCAGTCGCCAGTAAAAACTCACGTCGCATCCATGTCAATACGCCTGTGACTCACAGCGGTCCGGTTGCGGGTACGGAGTTCCTGAAAAATAGTGCAAACAACGAAGTCAAAGGCACAGTGAATAACTGCGCTAACGGCTATACGCCCTGGGGCACATACTTGACCTGCGAAGAGAACTTTAACGGTTACTTCGGTGATAGCACCTACGATGCGGATACTGAAACCGGGACTTGGGAACCGAACGATCGTCAAGAACGTTACGGTTTCTCTTCTACGGGGTTTGGTTATGGTTGGGAGAAGTACGATCCCCGCTTTGATCTATCGAATCCAGCTTATGTGAATGAGCAGAACCGTTTTGGTTGGATCGTGGAAGTCGATCCGATGGATGGTTCCCAAAAGCCGGTGAAGCGCACAGCGCTGGGTCGCGTGAAGCATGAAGGTATTGCTGTCACTGTTGGCCGCGGCGGTCGTGCTGTCGGTTATATGGGTGATGATCAGCGGTTTGACTACTGCTATAAGTTCGTATCGAAAGCAAACTGGCGCTCCATGCGGGCCCGTGGCTTAAGCCCCTTGGATCAAGGTAAGCTCTACGTTGCAAAGTTCAACGAGAACGGTACGGGTGAATGGCTGGAAATTACCATCAAGAACCCCAAAATCGCCGCTGAGTTCAAAACTCAAGCCGAAGTTTTGACCTATACTCGCGTTGCCGCTGACCTACTTGGCGCAACCCCCATGGATCGTCCGGAGTGGACAACTGTTGCGCCTAACGGCAATATCTTCTGGGCGATGACCAACAACAGCCGTCGCGAGGAAACTGGCCCGGGCAGCCCCTTGGCTCCCAACCCCGATGGTCATATCCTCGAAATGTTTGATACCAACAATCACACTGGTACGACATTCACTTGGAGCATCCCTTACATCGCCCAAGAAACTCACGCCGCTGGCGATGAGACAACTTACAGCGATCCGGATGGTCTCTGGGCTGACCCGGATGGTCGTCTGTTCATCCAAACTGATGGCGGTCAGAAAAAGGATCTCAACAACCAAATGCTGGTTGCTGATACCAACACGGGCGAAATTCGGCGGATCTTCTCCGGCGTTGCGAGTGATGAAATTACTGGCGTTGCGATTACCCCCGATCGTAAGACCATGTTTATCAACACACAGCACCCCGGCAACGGCGATCCGGAGAAGACAAACTTCCCGGCACCGACTGATGGTGTGACAATCCCGCGCGATTGTACGATCGTGATCACGCGTAAAGATGGCGGTATCATCGGTTCCTAAACCGTTGACTAAGGCCTGAATTAAACAGTCGGGGCTTCGCTGGAAGTCCCGACTGTCATGGCAATCAATTAACTTATTCAGATCAGTTCAGTTTCGTCACATTGGCGCATCAGTTGGTGACATCAGGTTTTACACAATTCACTTGCGAAACAACTGTAGGTAGAGAGGAATCGGTTTTGGACGCAACAAAAAATTTAGAGTTCGGCGTCAAATATGCAGGCTTCTGGGAAGGTGATGCTGCTGTTAAAGGCATTTTCTCCACCACGGAAGCAGCCGCTGCTGATGGCGTTGTTTCACTGGACGAGCTAATTTCCTGGAAATGGGACTGGACTGGTAACGGTGATGTCGGCGCATTCGCGATCGATTCAACCAGTGGGAGTGCTAGCGCCTTAGTTCCACCAGGCGGCTTTATCATTGGTGGAGCAAATACACCCGTTGATGCTAGCTTTAACGATGCTGATGGCACTGATCAAGGTTTATATGAGTCCGCTGCTGGCGATCAAGTGATTGATCTCGGCGCACTACTCATTCAAGACTTCGCCGCCGGTACAACTGCCACTGGTGATGCCAGTGCGGCTGGCTCCGTTTCCGTTAGCCCAATCATTGACTTTGCAATTAACTACTCCGGTTTTTGGGCCGACGGTGGGGCCATCACCGGGATCTTTTCCGCGAGTGAAGCGGATGCCGCAGATGGTATTGTTTCGCTTGATGAGCTGGTTGCCTGGCAATGGGATTGGTCTGGAAATAGTGAAGTAGCGGCCTTTTCGGTTAGTTCCGAAGACGGCTCAGCCAGTAGCCTCATCCCCCCTCATGGGTTCAAGATCGGTGACATCAATACCCCTGTCGCCTTCGACTTCACCGATGCAGATGGGCTTGACCAGGGCTTATACGAGTCTGGCTCCGGTGAGCAAGTGATTGACCTAGGGACATTGATTATCGAAGACTTTGGTGCTGGCACCACTGCCTTGGGCGATGTCACAGCCAGTGGCACGATCGCTGCAAGCAAAGTCCTTAACTTTACCACCGAGTTCAGCGGTTACTGGGAAAATGACGGTGGTGGCGCAATCCAAGGTGGTTTCTCCGCTAGCGCGGCTGATGCGGCTGATGGGGTTGTCTCGATCGATGAACTGATTTCCTGGAACTGGAGCTGGACTGGCAACAGTGAAGTTGGTGCCTTTTCCGTTGATTCCACTGGCAGTACAGCTCTCGCCCTGCTCCCACCGGGTGGATTCGCGGTGGATGGCAATAAAGTCCTCGACGTTGACTTCAACGCCGCCGATAAACTGGACCAAGGTCTGTATGAATCGGCTAATGGCAAGCAGTTGATTGACATCGGTGCGCTGCTGGTCGAGGACTTTGGAGCTGGCACTTTCTCCCAAGGTGCAGTTGAGAAACCCGTTGTCGCTGCCCCCCCAACGATCGAACCACCGGTTGACAAAGCTCCAGTGAATTTGTTCGGTAATGGCGCGGCTGAAACCCTTAAAGGTGGTGCCGGTAACGATAACATCTTTGGCAATGGTGGCCCTGATCAACTAATTGGTGGTGCGGGTAATGACAAAATCTATGGCTCTGACACTGCCGAGAATATCATCGGTGGAACTGGTGATGATGTTATTTATGCTAATGGTGGGATGGATTATATCAACAGTGGCAGTGGTCAAGACCAAGTGTGGCTAGGTGGCGCGAGTCAATCAACAGTGGTACTTGAAGCTGGCGATGGTTATGATACGATCGTCAACTACCAAGCTGGCTCAACGCGTCTGCAAATCAGTAGCCTTACTGGTTTATCGTTAACGAATAGCGCTAATGGTCTTGAAATCACCCAAGGCGGTGATTTACTCGCAGTAGTTGCAAATCAGACAACTGACTCATTCAACACCAGTAGTTTATTCGCTGGTTAACTTAATCAATCGACTGATTGCCATTCCGTACAGATAACGGAAAAATCAAGCCATAGAATCACATAGTCCGTATGCCAATGGCGTTATATGCTCGCTGAGTGATACAACGCCACCTTCTATATTTTTATGGATAACGCGAATGAGTTGATGCAATTGCTGAAGATGTAGCGAATGTGTGTAGGCTAGTCATAAGTGGAGGTAATCTCCATGAGCCGTTTAGCAATCAGCGATCTAGATCAAATGGCACGTTTTCTTATCGGTACAATTCCGGTTATTGGGCATGTGACACCAGCAATTCCGATCGCCCGTCAGCTAATTCAGCAAGGCCATGAAGTTTGTTGGTATACGGGTAAGGCCTTTCAGGCAAAGGTCGAAGCGACCGGTGCGACGTATTTACCGATGTGCCAAGCGAATGATTATTCTGATCCGGCCAATGTTTCGGAAGAGATTGCCGCTTATCGTAGTCAGCTGAGTGGTTTAAAGCAGCTCCAATTTGACCTAAAGTATGCCTTTATCGAGTCAGCGGTAGGGCAACTGGCGGATCTGACGGAAATTCTTAAAACCTTTCCAGCCGATGTGATCTTGGCGGACTCGCTATTTCTGGGTGCAGCTTGGCTGCATGAAAAAGGTGGCCCAGTGTGGGCGCAGTTCGGCAGTACGATTTTCTTTGCCCAGAGTCCAGACGTGCCGCCTGTGGGATTGGGCTGGCAGCCCAGTTCGGCGTGGTTTAGCCGTTGGCGCAATCGCGTTTTGAACAAGCTGCTGCAAACCTTTGTGTTTCGAGAAGTGGCAGTTTATGCCGCGGAAACTCGGGAGAAAGTGGGACTATCAACGCCAATGCCACCCGTTTTCGATGTGGTTTCGCCCTATCTGTACCTTTCCAACACTGTGCCGAGCTTTGAATATCCCCGCCGTGATTTGCCGCCACAATTTCATTTTGTCGGGCCAGCGCGGCCCGTACCCTCAAACCAGAGTCCGCCTGAGATATTAACGCAGTTGCCCACTGATCGCCCGATCGTTCATGTTACTCAAGGCACAGCCAGTACCAACCCTGAAGATTTACTGGTCCCGACGCTGCAGGCTTTGGCTGAGGAAAAGGTATTTGTGATTGCGACGACGGGTAATCGTCCTATTGAGGATCTCGCGCTTGATCCATTGCCCAGGAATGCGCATGTTGAAAAATTTATTCCCCATGCAGAGTTATTGCCCCATATTGATTTGATGATTACCAACGGGGGCTTTAATGGCGTGCATTCAGCGCTTGCACGGGGTATACCGCTGATTACGGCGGGGAAAACAGAAGAGAAGCCAGAGGTCTGTGCACGGGTTGCTTGGTCAGGTGTTGGGCTTAATTTGAAGACCCAAACACCCAAACCAGCACAAATTCGGCAAGCAGTGCAGGAGATTTTACAAAATCCCCAGTACCGCGATCGGGCCAAAGCAATGCAGGCAGAAATTGCCCAGTATGACTTTGTTAGCCGTTCAGTTGATTTGCTGGAGGAGCTTGCGCGAACCCAAGCTCCAGTTGTGCGATCGTAGGATCTACTTTTTCTTGGCAGCAGTTGCAACCATTTCCTTGAAACCTTTGCCGACAGAGAATCCTGGCACAGTCGTTGCCGGAATCTTGAGCGCGGCACCAGTCGAAGGATTGCGGCCTTCACGGGCCTGACGATCGCGGGCTTCAAATGTGCCAAATCCGACCAGGGTGATTTTCTCACGCTGGGCGACGGCTTCCATTA
It includes:
- a CDS encoding response regulator transcription factor, encoding MSVPAVVDSKPPPVNQNKKILLVEDEKNIADAIALALSTENYEVTIINNGRDAIQALVPDYVQGTKPEVDYDLLILDLMLPFVNGLDICRQIRGSGNIIPILILSAKASETDRVVGLEVGADDYLTKPFGMRELVARCRALLRRPQGPPLQPEETILRFRALKVYIQEHRVLMGNQEINLPPKEFRLLEVFIRSPKQVFSREQLLHRVWGVEYTSETKTVDVHVRWLREKLERDPSHPKYIITVRGFGYRLG
- a CDS encoding choice-of-anchor I family protein, which codes for MTDSQNIRLERIGAVTSDIGAEISAYDAANQLLFVVSGSTEVQVFDLSDPANPQPFAAAPVIDLTDLGAPIGGINSVAFKNGLLALALEAEIQTDPGAVAIVDINTIVNGTPIADAAKAFQAGALPDMVTFSPDGKMVLTANEGEPDDGINPEGSITIVDLSGGLADVTAANVTTANFQAFNGRESELRAAGVRIFPDIPAAIDFEPEYIAVAPNGQQAFVALQENNSVAVLNLATKTVENIVPLGLKDFSQPGNGIDASDRDGAINIVNQPVFGFYMPDGIAAYEVHGSTYYITANEGDDRGDADEAGTGDAIRIKDLGDVVSFGRNGLALDSKFDPSITEDENLGRLTISSVDGDTDGDGNIDQLISYSSRSFSIWDAHGNQVFDSGDQIAQITAAQAPELFNANNGDPEDFDTRSDNKGAEPEAVTIGEIAGRPYAFIGLERAGGGVLVYDVSQPTAPEFVQYARNDEDIAPEGLTFISAEDSPNGKPLLTVANEVSNTIAVYEIDVPQQPDATDTGSGSSRDPGVKQEEPTNPMGDGNGDSAAMSIYGRDYAETLMGSSGNEMIFGNGGMDELIGKAGDDKIYGGSQADRIMAGAGNDVIYANGGMDYINSGSGLDQIWLGGASDAIVVLETGDGYDKIMNYQAGSTRFKFANPGNLTYTDSAAGLQISQGNDLLAVVAHRTTGDFGTPSFV
- a CDS encoding PhoX family protein produces the protein MHDDQITNRSGNRPFEDILRASMSRRNVLKRGAGLSVAGFFGTLAGKNLLAKVATAATEGTSTLLAQATPTANLLNFTAVKIADSVTDPKVPSISPEYQYEVLIPWGTPIQPGGPEYKGEPSKRPTAAQQAKQVGIGHDGMWFFPKGETSNTEGMLCVNHEFGRNSHLLGKDAPESAEDVRLSQHAHGLSVIAIKNVGDKWKPVASKNSRRIHVNTPVTHSGPVAGTEFLKNSANNEVKGTVNNCANGYTPWGTYLTCEENFNGYFGDSTYDADTETGTWEPNDRQERYGFSSTGFGYGWEKYDPRFDLSNPAYVNEQNRFGWIVEVDPMDGSQKPVKRTALGRVKHEGIAVTVGRGGRAVGYMGDDQRFDYCYKFVSKANWRSMRARGLSPLDQGKLYVAKFNENGTGEWLEITIKNPKIAAEFKTQAEVLTYTRVAADLLGATPMDRPEWTTVAPNGNIFWAMTNNSRREETGPGSPLAPNPDGHILEMFDTNNHTGTTFTWSIPYIAQETHAAGDETTYSDPDGLWADPDGRLFIQTDGGQKKDLNNQMLVADTNTGEIRRIFSGVASDEITGVAITPDRKTMFINTQHPGNGDPEKTNFPAPTDGVTIPRDCTIVITRKDGGIIGS
- a CDS encoding calcium-binding protein, coding for MDATKNLEFGVKYAGFWEGDAAVKGIFSTTEAAAADGVVSLDELISWKWDWTGNGDVGAFAIDSTSGSASALVPPGGFIIGGANTPVDASFNDADGTDQGLYESAAGDQVIDLGALLIQDFAAGTTATGDASAAGSVSVSPIIDFAINYSGFWADGGAITGIFSASEADAADGIVSLDELVAWQWDWSGNSEVAAFSVSSEDGSASSLIPPHGFKIGDINTPVAFDFTDADGLDQGLYESGSGEQVIDLGTLIIEDFGAGTTALGDVTASGTIAASKVLNFTTEFSGYWENDGGGAIQGGFSASAADAADGVVSIDELISWNWSWTGNSEVGAFSVDSTGSTALALLPPGGFAVDGNKVLDVDFNAADKLDQGLYESANGKQLIDIGALLVEDFGAGTFSQGAVEKPVVAAPPTIEPPVDKAPVNLFGNGAAETLKGGAGNDNIFGNGGPDQLIGGAGNDKIYGSDTAENIIGGTGDDVIYANGGMDYINSGSGQDQVWLGGASQSTVVLEAGDGYDTIVNYQAGSTRLQISSLTGLSLTNSANGLEITQGGDLLAVVANQTTDSFNTSSLFAG
- a CDS encoding HU family DNA-binding protein is translated as MNKGELVDAIAAQAEVSKKDAETVLNATLETIMEAVAQREKITLVGFGTFEARDRQAREGRNPSTGAALKIPATTVPGFSVGKGFKEMVATAAKKK
- a CDS encoding glycosyltransferase — encoded protein: MSRLAISDLDQMARFLIGTIPVIGHVTPAIPIARQLIQQGHEVCWYTGKAFQAKVEATGATYLPMCQANDYSDPANVSEEIAAYRSQLSGLKQLQFDLKYAFIESAVGQLADLTEILKTFPADVILADSLFLGAAWLHEKGGPVWAQFGSTIFFAQSPDVPPVGLGWQPSSAWFSRWRNRVLNKLLQTFVFREVAVYAAETREKVGLSTPMPPVFDVVSPYLYLSNTVPSFEYPRRDLPPQFHFVGPARPVPSNQSPPEILTQLPTDRPIVHVTQGTASTNPEDLLVPTLQALAEEKVFVIATTGNRPIEDLALDPLPRNAHVEKFIPHAELLPHIDLMITNGGFNGVHSALARGIPLITAGKTEEKPEVCARVAWSGVGLNLKTQTPKPAQIRQAVQEILQNPQYRDRAKAMQAEIAQYDFVSRSVDLLEELARTQAPVVRS